A portion of the Sabethes cyaneus chromosome 3, idSabCyanKW18_F2, whole genome shotgun sequence genome contains these proteins:
- the LOC128741330 gene encoding ataxin-2 homolog isoform X1, which translates to MNNKRSKARPGPARTQRQRSITADGIYSNSLFMHAATSHVGNVVQVQTASGVIFEGVFRTFSSQFQVVLEMAHRIEIGPDNDSKIIVDSVVDRLIFKPSDIVSIAAKDVDLDYATRDTFKTDTAISRCNGNGRPEERELEPWDESGTLNGDCEFNLELDANANGWDVNDMFHKNETIYGVQSTFDQSLSGYTVQIQKKDSDDFKAQETEAERIANEIENNPIYKDRIDLENGDEESAFAAVSRPSNSSPQPSSASTLSPAQSSNSMNDKNNSNSSVMPSNAKYIVPAKRKPGQAGKLTVRSTPPPLTNNGGPPQQQQQQQQQPPPPQQQQQQPQQQQPPSPQAPPHKNSYPNMSMTSQQQQQQQQMQQAQAQPQQQQPPSNQHAGGMQQPTPHGSQYGMHANQSPYGHVQHQPHQQQQPQQQQQSVQQQHNPSSVVNSNSNMNKMNGDGRGDMSNSSGMNVNSNTKPLPQRTRQYPNAATVNYNEPPPSLGPQQMPPGQMQSMGKPPMHVTHPHHAVATHMPPPTVVTSDQQQQQIQPQVVMQPHHVVLPPPIIGVATGPAPPQQQQQMQQPPPQPQRQVVVRSRDMDVENLRKFGQDFKLAPPQQQPPMQNVHQQPPPQHNVQQMQQQQSDHSPPNQPPMESSPPLSQVPKHSVVDHVPHQQQQQQQQNQSSQTPSSMVHQHQPPQHIMQSQQPQQQQQQQPQSQPPPQQQSQQQQQQHQSTSASPPQTVQSTVHSGVPNQINTSASSSNGSVAGNNTSNGGSQNSSSVDSSGGAGVTNADGTVKVAPKKTFTLNPAAKPFTPRSPSTPNPSRPHTPQTPGPVMAQQQQQQQPQPQPQQSAYPGQQHVAPQQIIMSYVMQPPQTAFQPAQQHPHAGQPTRIRKVPVAASQIQVAAATGQPLLAPAPIQMFPPYPPTIHPQHFQAPPFQSYRIYHETPQPTQLQYLAPTPPSTTPSPGQPHQQYHPGPQPSPAAGGPPTYAPAHQQQPQHYPMMCPIVAGPPQIMPTVYPNMTPGAPQQNHHQQNLHVMHVAQHPSAQ; encoded by the exons GACCCAACGGCAGCGTTCGATCACGGCGGACGGCATCTACAGCAACTCGCTTTTCATGCATGCGGCCACATCACACGTCGGCAACGTTGTGCAGGTCCAAACGGCGTCCGGTGTTATTTTCGAAGGCGTATTCCGGACATTTTCGTCACAGTTTCAG GTTGTGCTGGAAATGGCGCATCGTATTGAGATCGGTCCAGATAACGACAGCAAAATTATCGTAGACTCCGTTGTCGACCGGCTCATTTTCAAGCCCAGTGATATCGTCAGTATTGCTGCCAAAGATGTGGACTTAGACTACGCTACCAGGGACACATTCAAGACCGACACCGCCATCTCCCGTTGCAACGGTAACGGCCGACCAGAGGAACGCGAGCTCGAACCGTGGGACGAAAGTGGCACACTGAATGGCGACTGCGAATTCAACTTGGAACTCGACGCCAATGCTAACGGGTGGGACGTGAATGATATGTTCCACAAGAACGAGACGATCTACGGTGTACAGTCAACGTTTGATCAGTCACTTTCCGGATACACAGTGCAGATACAGAAGAAAGATTCCGACGATTTTAAAGCACAGGAAACAGAAGCAGAGCGAATTGCCAACGAAATAGAAAACAATCCAATATATAAGGATCGTATCGACTTAGAAAACGGTGACGAAGAATCGGCCTTCGCGGCTGTATCTCGGCCATCTAATTCCAGTCCACAGCCGTCGTCTGCGAGCACTCTTTCGCCAGCACAAAGTTCTAATAGTATGAACGATAAAAACAACAGTAATAGCTCAGTGATGCCATCGAATGCTAAATACATTGTGCCCGCAAAGCGTAAGCCGGGCCAGGCGGGTAAATTGACTGTCCGGAGCACTCCGCCGCCATTGACCAATAACGGTGGACCTcctcaacagcaacaacaacaacaacagcaaccgccgccgccacagcaacagcaacaacaaccacAGCAGCAACAGCCCCCAAGCCCGCAGGCGCCGCCACACAAAAATAGTTATCCAAACATGTCAATGACttcacaacagcagcaacaacagcaacaaatgCAGCAGGCACAAGCTCAACCACAACAGCAACAACCCCCCAGCAATCAGCATGCTGGAGGAATGCAGCAACCAACCCCGCATGGTTCCCAGTATGGAATGCATGCCAATCAATCGCCATATGGCCATGTTCAGCATCAACCCCATCAACAGCAGCAaccacagcagcaacagcagtcaGTGCAGCAGCAACACAACCCGTCATCGGTTGTAAATAGTAACAGTAACATGAACAAAATGAACGGTGACGGAAGAGGAGATATGTCAAATAGCAGTGGCATGAATGTAAATAGTAACACTAAACCCTTGCCTCAACGTACGCGGCAATATCCAAATGCTGCAACGGTAAATTATAATGAGCCGCCACCCTCACTGGGTCCCCAGCAAATGCCTCCGGGTCAGATGCAGTCCATGGGCAAACCCCCGATGCATGTCACTCATCCGCACCATGCTGTGGCCACTCATATGCCACCTCCAACAGTGGTCACTTCCgatcagcagcaacaacaaattcAACCACAAGTGGTAATGCAGCCACATCATGTTGTTCTTCCGCCTCCGATCATTGGTGTTGCAACAGGACCTGCACCGccccagcagcaacagcaaatgCAGCAACCACCGCCACAGCCCCAAAGGCAAGTGGTGGTACGATCGCGAGACATGGACGTGGAGAATCTGCGCAAATTTGGCCAGGACTTTAAATTGGCACCGCCTCAACAGCAGCCACCGATGCAGAACGTTCATCAACAGCCACCTCCACAACACAATGTTCAACAAATGCAGCAGCAACAATCGGATCATTCGCCACCAAATCAACCTCCCATGGAGTCCTCTCCGCCTCTTTCCCAGGTTCCGAAACACTCGGTTGTAGATCACGTGccacatcaacaacaacaacaacaacagcagaatCAATCCTCCCAAACACCATCCAGTATGGTCCATCAACATCAACCTCCACAGCACATAATGCAATCTCAGCAgccccaacagcagcagcagcaacagcctcAATCTCAACCTCCTCCACAACAACAAtcccaacaacaacagcagcaacatcaATCGACGTCTGCTTCCCCGCCACAAACGGTTCAATCCACTGTACATAGTGGAGTTCCTAATCAGATTAACACATCAGCTAGCAGTAGCAATGGAAGCGTTGCTGGCAACAACACCAGCAATGGAGGCAGTCAAAATAGCTCATCGGTGGATAGCAGTGGTGGTGCTGGCGTTACCAATGCTGACGGTACGGTGAAGGTTGCACCTAAGAAGACTTTCACGCTGAATCCAGCGGCGAAACCGTTTACCCCCCGTAGCCCTAGTACACCGAACCCGTCTCG CCCTCACACTCCGCAAACGCCGGGACCAGTGATGgctcaacagcagcagcaacagcaaccccAGCCGCAGCCGCAGCAAAGTGCCTACCCGGGCCAGCAACATGTGGCCCCGCAGCAGATCATTATGTCGTACGTAATGCAACCGCCGCAGACCGCATTCCAACCGGCACAGCAACATCCGCACGCCGGCCAGCCGACGCGGATCCGGAAAG TTCCAGTTGCCGCGTCCCAGATTCAAGTTGCTGCCGCCACCGGCCAGCCGCTGCTGGCTCCGGCACCAATCCAGATGTTCCCGCCTTATCCGCCAACGATTCATCCGCAGCATTTCCAGGCACCGCCATTCCAGTCTTATCGAATCTATCACGAAACTCCACAGCCAACTCAGCTACAATATCTGGCGCCAACGCCACCGTCGACAACGCCCTCGCCCGGCCAACCGCACCAGCAGTACCATCCGGGACCGCAGCCATCGCCCGCTGCCGGTGGGCCGCCTACGTACGCTCCTGCCCACCAGCAGCAGCCCCAACACTATCCGATGATGTGTCCCATCGTTGCCGGACCGCCCCAGATTATGCCGACGGTCTATCCGAACATGACCCCGGGAGCCCCGCAGCAGAACCACCACCAGCAAAACTTACACGTAATGCACGTTGCGCAGCATCCATCCGCTCAGTAG
- the LOC128741330 gene encoding ataxin-2 homolog isoform X2 — translation MHAATSHVGNVVQVQTASGVIFEGVFRTFSSQFQVVLEMAHRIEIGPDNDSKIIVDSVVDRLIFKPSDIVSIAAKDVDLDYATRDTFKTDTAISRCNGNGRPEERELEPWDESGTLNGDCEFNLELDANANGWDVNDMFHKNETIYGVQSTFDQSLSGYTVQIQKKDSDDFKAQETEAERIANEIENNPIYKDRIDLENGDEESAFAAVSRPSNSSPQPSSASTLSPAQSSNSMNDKNNSNSSVMPSNAKYIVPAKRKPGQAGKLTVRSTPPPLTNNGGPPQQQQQQQQQPPPPQQQQQQPQQQQPPSPQAPPHKNSYPNMSMTSQQQQQQQQMQQAQAQPQQQQPPSNQHAGGMQQPTPHGSQYGMHANQSPYGHVQHQPHQQQQPQQQQQSVQQQHNPSSVVNSNSNMNKMNGDGRGDMSNSSGMNVNSNTKPLPQRTRQYPNAATVNYNEPPPSLGPQQMPPGQMQSMGKPPMHVTHPHHAVATHMPPPTVVTSDQQQQQIQPQVVMQPHHVVLPPPIIGVATGPAPPQQQQQMQQPPPQPQRQVVVRSRDMDVENLRKFGQDFKLAPPQQQPPMQNVHQQPPPQHNVQQMQQQQSDHSPPNQPPMESSPPLSQVPKHSVVDHVPHQQQQQQQQNQSSQTPSSMVHQHQPPQHIMQSQQPQQQQQQQPQSQPPPQQQSQQQQQQHQSTSASPPQTVQSTVHSGVPNQINTSASSSNGSVAGNNTSNGGSQNSSSVDSSGGAGVTNADGTVKVAPKKTFTLNPAAKPFTPRSPSTPNPSRPHTPQTPGPVMAQQQQQQQPQPQPQQSAYPGQQHVAPQQIIMSYVMQPPQTAFQPAQQHPHAGQPTRIRKVPVAASQIQVAAATGQPLLAPAPIQMFPPYPPTIHPQHFQAPPFQSYRIYHETPQPTQLQYLAPTPPSTTPSPGQPHQQYHPGPQPSPAAGGPPTYAPAHQQQPQHYPMMCPIVAGPPQIMPTVYPNMTPGAPQQNHHQQNLHVMHVAQHPSAQ, via the exons ATGCATGCGGCCACATCACACGTCGGCAACGTTGTGCAGGTCCAAACGGCGTCCGGTGTTATTTTCGAAGGCGTATTCCGGACATTTTCGTCACAGTTTCAG GTTGTGCTGGAAATGGCGCATCGTATTGAGATCGGTCCAGATAACGACAGCAAAATTATCGTAGACTCCGTTGTCGACCGGCTCATTTTCAAGCCCAGTGATATCGTCAGTATTGCTGCCAAAGATGTGGACTTAGACTACGCTACCAGGGACACATTCAAGACCGACACCGCCATCTCCCGTTGCAACGGTAACGGCCGACCAGAGGAACGCGAGCTCGAACCGTGGGACGAAAGTGGCACACTGAATGGCGACTGCGAATTCAACTTGGAACTCGACGCCAATGCTAACGGGTGGGACGTGAATGATATGTTCCACAAGAACGAGACGATCTACGGTGTACAGTCAACGTTTGATCAGTCACTTTCCGGATACACAGTGCAGATACAGAAGAAAGATTCCGACGATTTTAAAGCACAGGAAACAGAAGCAGAGCGAATTGCCAACGAAATAGAAAACAATCCAATATATAAGGATCGTATCGACTTAGAAAACGGTGACGAAGAATCGGCCTTCGCGGCTGTATCTCGGCCATCTAATTCCAGTCCACAGCCGTCGTCTGCGAGCACTCTTTCGCCAGCACAAAGTTCTAATAGTATGAACGATAAAAACAACAGTAATAGCTCAGTGATGCCATCGAATGCTAAATACATTGTGCCCGCAAAGCGTAAGCCGGGCCAGGCGGGTAAATTGACTGTCCGGAGCACTCCGCCGCCATTGACCAATAACGGTGGACCTcctcaacagcaacaacaacaacaacagcaaccgccgccgccacagcaacagcaacaacaaccacAGCAGCAACAGCCCCCAAGCCCGCAGGCGCCGCCACACAAAAATAGTTATCCAAACATGTCAATGACttcacaacagcagcaacaacagcaacaaatgCAGCAGGCACAAGCTCAACCACAACAGCAACAACCCCCCAGCAATCAGCATGCTGGAGGAATGCAGCAACCAACCCCGCATGGTTCCCAGTATGGAATGCATGCCAATCAATCGCCATATGGCCATGTTCAGCATCAACCCCATCAACAGCAGCAaccacagcagcaacagcagtcaGTGCAGCAGCAACACAACCCGTCATCGGTTGTAAATAGTAACAGTAACATGAACAAAATGAACGGTGACGGAAGAGGAGATATGTCAAATAGCAGTGGCATGAATGTAAATAGTAACACTAAACCCTTGCCTCAACGTACGCGGCAATATCCAAATGCTGCAACGGTAAATTATAATGAGCCGCCACCCTCACTGGGTCCCCAGCAAATGCCTCCGGGTCAGATGCAGTCCATGGGCAAACCCCCGATGCATGTCACTCATCCGCACCATGCTGTGGCCACTCATATGCCACCTCCAACAGTGGTCACTTCCgatcagcagcaacaacaaattcAACCACAAGTGGTAATGCAGCCACATCATGTTGTTCTTCCGCCTCCGATCATTGGTGTTGCAACAGGACCTGCACCGccccagcagcaacagcaaatgCAGCAACCACCGCCACAGCCCCAAAGGCAAGTGGTGGTACGATCGCGAGACATGGACGTGGAGAATCTGCGCAAATTTGGCCAGGACTTTAAATTGGCACCGCCTCAACAGCAGCCACCGATGCAGAACGTTCATCAACAGCCACCTCCACAACACAATGTTCAACAAATGCAGCAGCAACAATCGGATCATTCGCCACCAAATCAACCTCCCATGGAGTCCTCTCCGCCTCTTTCCCAGGTTCCGAAACACTCGGTTGTAGATCACGTGccacatcaacaacaacaacaacaacagcagaatCAATCCTCCCAAACACCATCCAGTATGGTCCATCAACATCAACCTCCACAGCACATAATGCAATCTCAGCAgccccaacagcagcagcagcaacagcctcAATCTCAACCTCCTCCACAACAACAAtcccaacaacaacagcagcaacatcaATCGACGTCTGCTTCCCCGCCACAAACGGTTCAATCCACTGTACATAGTGGAGTTCCTAATCAGATTAACACATCAGCTAGCAGTAGCAATGGAAGCGTTGCTGGCAACAACACCAGCAATGGAGGCAGTCAAAATAGCTCATCGGTGGATAGCAGTGGTGGTGCTGGCGTTACCAATGCTGACGGTACGGTGAAGGTTGCACCTAAGAAGACTTTCACGCTGAATCCAGCGGCGAAACCGTTTACCCCCCGTAGCCCTAGTACACCGAACCCGTCTCG CCCTCACACTCCGCAAACGCCGGGACCAGTGATGgctcaacagcagcagcaacagcaaccccAGCCGCAGCCGCAGCAAAGTGCCTACCCGGGCCAGCAACATGTGGCCCCGCAGCAGATCATTATGTCGTACGTAATGCAACCGCCGCAGACCGCATTCCAACCGGCACAGCAACATCCGCACGCCGGCCAGCCGACGCGGATCCGGAAAG TTCCAGTTGCCGCGTCCCAGATTCAAGTTGCTGCCGCCACCGGCCAGCCGCTGCTGGCTCCGGCACCAATCCAGATGTTCCCGCCTTATCCGCCAACGATTCATCCGCAGCATTTCCAGGCACCGCCATTCCAGTCTTATCGAATCTATCACGAAACTCCACAGCCAACTCAGCTACAATATCTGGCGCCAACGCCACCGTCGACAACGCCCTCGCCCGGCCAACCGCACCAGCAGTACCATCCGGGACCGCAGCCATCGCCCGCTGCCGGTGGGCCGCCTACGTACGCTCCTGCCCACCAGCAGCAGCCCCAACACTATCCGATGATGTGTCCCATCGTTGCCGGACCGCCCCAGATTATGCCGACGGTCTATCCGAACATGACCCCGGGAGCCCCGCAGCAGAACCACCACCAGCAAAACTTACACGTAATGCACGTTGCGCAGCATCCATCCGCTCAGTAG